The Anguilla rostrata isolate EN2019 chromosome 1, ASM1855537v3, whole genome shotgun sequence nucleotide sequence TGTGGAAATTCTTTTAGCTCCATAGAACAGACACTCACAACTTTCTTCTCCAGGTCTGTGCCAATTCTACCAGAATTTACTATAAAGCTCTTGATTACCTAAGAAACAAGAAATCACACTTTTTGAGCATTTGTGTGTCGATAGAAgtcttttgaatttaaaatgaaggaTTTGTTTCCCTCCATAGGgaagagaaaaatataaaaagagaaattaacACATTCATTGAACTACAGTACCGTCATGATATCCATGTGCATTTCAGAATGATAGAAGTCCCCTTCTAAGTCAggcatttttctctctttccacaTTTCATCAGATTGCATACTAATTGCGTTCACCAGAGAAGTTCTCAAGTCATCCTGAAAAACATATGGCAACACTAGGTTTAATCCATCCCCAGGTGCttgaaaacagaaagaacaagTGGTCAGAGGCTACTTCACATATTTCTTTTCTGATTTGTCCCggtactgaaaatgtaatttgtctTTATTTGCAAATGTGCAGATTTCATATCCAGaactccatccatccattatctctcCTGCTTATTCATGGTCAAGGTCATGGGAGgggctgaagcctatcccagcaagCATTGGGCTCACGCACTCATACCAGCAGGATGTCTAGACCCTCagattagcctaacctgcatgtatTTGGACCATGGGAGGAAGCCGGAGGAAACCTACTTGGACATtgggagaacatgcacacagaacttcacacagaaaggattGGATTCAAAACagggaccttcttgctgtgaggcaacagtgctatccactgcaccactgagCTGCCCTATCCAGAACTCCAAATACCAAATCAATCCCATGTCCCATACACCAGGATCCATGTGTCTCACCTGTAAATGGTCACAGTAGGTTGTTTTGATCTGGTCCAGGAAGCCATCCTCAAAAGAGAGAGCCTTGTCCTCTGTTCTCATATCTGGCTGCAGGGTGGGACTGCCCATGATCTTCTCACTGTGAACCACAGGAAGCCATTTAATCACAGCTTTCCTCTTCCTGCAATTCCATTTCATTCAGTGAAATTGCAGACTTGAGTATATGACATTTGCTATCAGATATCAGACCATGAAGTTGTCCTTGCTTGTCTCATGGCCTTGTGTTAAAAGATACATTTTCTATGGACGGTTAATTCACTGGAGAGAACCTGGATACACAGAAAATACTTTCCTTaacacataacataacatagcattaCATAACATGAGCTAACATAAtgtgacataacataacataacatagcataacataacataacataacataacataacataacataacataacatagcataacgtGACACGACATAACAAAAAGATGAGAACATTGCAATTGCAAATTGCAAATTAGCAAATTgcaattacatttattgcaaattccctaattgccgtttccaccctcttccccacgctgccggcggggctcttgccccaacccttgagagtgcttcgagagtcgtctggtctcccccacctctgcggtccagcccctccttcgtcattgcctccaccctgcccacatctgccgccacctgctgttccccatcaccgccacccggccccacccatcatctgagccacatcacatatcatatcttgtgcataaactggctgacatgctggtcaccagtcggcaccctgagccgaccagaggaggatgggtttcccccttgagcctggttccttccaaggattctccccatctgccacagggagtttttccttgccactgttgccttaggcttgctcctgtgggggtttaggctagggttgtctgtaaagcgtattgtgacaactgttgtaaaatacgctatataaataaaatttgatttgattgaacaggccattcagtccaacaatgctcaccattttcctgactataTTGCACCCAGTgttctgattacctacagactggACATTATCTAACACCGTATTAAGCCAATAGAACACAACCtaaagaatctcttgtagttcactttgttgatcccctttatgaatttgaaagcctcaatcaaatcacccctaagtctaatttactaagcttgaagataTTAAACATCTTAATTCTTTCCTTGTAGCCGGTACAGTATCCTCCATACCAGGAAGCAATatggttgctcttctttgaaccttttccagagcctttGTATCTTTCTGGTAGTATGGTCCCCAGAATTGcccacaatactccaagtgtgatctaataaattaattgtgtaaGATAATAAGTGTAACtcccttggatttatactcaatacttttggctataaaTCGCAGCATCTTGTTGGCCTTTTTTaaactgctacagcacagtgcctagaacctgaaaggctttgatcagcCATTAcccccaagtctttttcaaattgagcacattccagttttgttccttcaataaagtaatcctgcccatgtttttatttcccacgtGCAAAACTTTAAATATGGCTACATTGATTTGCATTTGCCAAgtttccacccacttctggattttatttaaatcttcttggattcgATTTGGTAGATTCccaactattagctgggcctcccagtttgtatcatctgcaaatttgactaatgtacatTCAATGACATGttcctgtcaaggtcattggtataaatgaggaaaaatagTGGTCCGAGCACCAATCCTTGTGGGTGTCCGCTTcccacagttccctgctcagataatatacctcctactactactctttgtaTTCTACCTAGTAGCCAATGCCAAACCCACTCTTAAATATGTCCTCTAATTCCTACTTTCTTCATTTTGTTGACAAGTCTCTCATGTAATACcttatcaaatacatttttgaaatctaagtatataatatcctaagccttgttataatcaaaacacatggttgcttcttcaaagaataccagaaggtttgtcaggcatgacaTTCCCTTGCACAAACCATGCTGGCTACCCCTTTGGATGTTGTTATTGTCACTATAAACACTTCTAatttgtctctaatgatagattctagtattttacatgtgatgcaagttaaactgacagacCTGTAGTTTTCTGGATCAGTACGGTCtactttcttatatattggtattatattaccttgcttccaggCCTTAtctatttctccagtttctacaggttgtctaaaaatacctgccagtggtttaaagatgatctcACCTAATTCTTTgagtacccttgggtatatgccTTCAGGTcctgctgccttatttgtctttagtttatgtaatttatccaGAACTTCTTCATCCTCTATCTCAATATCTGCTACgacattctgagtactgaatatcTGGTCTAGTCTATCAGTAATCTCTTCTGTAGTAAAACCTTTTTACAAAATAACTATGTAAGGCATCAGGAATATCTTCATTCTTATAAAACAATGCTCCTTCTTCATTCCTGCTGTACCTGTTACCCTCCTTCACTTTTCTTTTCCTACTACAGTACTGAAAGAAACatttaggattactttttgcatcttggACAATTTACCTTTAAAAGAGCCACTTGGCTTCCTGTACTTTTTGTAACTTTAGcacacatattacaatattcatcCTTATTACTGCTGTAGTTTTTATACCTCTTGCagtacacttttttttcccctctcaaaCCCTCCCACATGGCTTTGTTCATCCACTGGGGGTCTGCTTCTTCAACATATTTGTGCCTCATGAATAACCCTTTTTAACTCTTCTGAAcctgccccacttttcattcaacGACTTGCAGTCCTTGGATTcatgtaaattaatgtaaattaaaaatataattaaatggtTGGTGCACAGAAGGTGCAACCCTGCAGTTAAACACACTTTGCTGTGTTTGACATATGAACGTTTGCCCTGTTCCTCTTACAGGGAGACTCTTTGGAAGGAAGCTTACCTCTCATAGCAATTGATGATCCATTTCAATACAGCATAGCAGTCTTTTGAGTCCAAATTGTGCTGCATGATTCTTTTTAGGTGCTGGCATATGGCATGGTGGTAGCAGCTCACATAGGTGGGGAAAACATTGAAACTGGGAGGGTAGGAGTCCTTCAGTTCATTTATCACATTCTCCAGGTCTTCTACAATGGCTTTGCCTAGCAAGCCCAAGTGAACAGCAAGCCATGAACTGTTTAGCTCCCTGCTGTCCAGGTGCACACTCCCAATTTTAGCCTGCACCCCCTCCTGCACCGCAGCCCTCCAGATGTCCCTCCAGCCCTTAATCATGCCGCCAGggtcctcctccctcttctcctcttcctggaTGATTCGGGCCACGTGCACCAGCAGCTCCTTGTTTCGTGATGGCAGCTTGTTGGAGTCCCTCACAATGTCCTTCACCTTTTCCCTCAGGGCAGTATACAGGAGGCTCAGGTCTTTCTCCTTTTTAGCCTGTTCCATGGGGGTCTGATCCTCACCGCACCCCTCTTGGTCTCTCCTCAGCTCCTCCCGCAGGGAGAGCAGGTTCAGATGagcctcctccagcacctccatCTCGATCAGTTTGTTTATCTGCATTACTGAAAGAACACAGCTGAGAGTCACTCAAGGCTTTTCTCTGCATGTGACCAGTATAATACTAAGGGCAAGCATTCTATTTACTAGAAGCGCCAAAGCAGATATCTGTCTCTGGCAAGCTGTTGCTAAAACAATGCAGCATTTTCAGCTAAGGAAGAGATGCTTTTGTATCCACAAAGATCCATAAAAGGATAAACATTTTACCTTGTCTGCCTATGTATTTGAGTGTGCGCaagcgcatgtatgtgtgcaggtgtgtgagacaGGCAGGTAAGACCACTAAGCTAAGGACCCACCTGAGAGTGGTGTGTGGGGGATCTCTGGAAGTTGGTatgcctcctccacctccaccttcagGCCCTCCAGTTTCTTCTCACTCAGGGCCTCAGTGACAGGCTGCAGCTGGCCCTGTTTGGAAGCCTTATCCTTCTTGTTCCCAAAGCGAAAACTGTGCCTAAGGGACGCCCCCATCTTCAGAAGACTGTCTCCCATTATTGCTGAGGAATCTGTGAGTATGTCGGTAAAGTGGTCCAAGTTGCACAGGATAGCCAATGAGAAGTATCcaaaacaaaagatttttttcttttataccACAAGTCGCTAGTTATATAACAATAGCACAACCATTAAAAGCAGAGTATGTTACTGTTTTAGAATAGGTACAGACAGGcctgaaaagaaacaacagcCCTTCTGGTGCACTACCTACCTGATTGCGTTCTGGAGTGACTTGCAGTTTTATGGCCCACCGGTGAGTCGTCTgcactctccccctcctttttgAAGAGCCCACCTGTGGCCCATGCTGGTGACTGGACTGGAGATCCAATGCTCAGACCTGTAATGCACGAGTTCACAAGAAAAGCGGGCTGAAAGCCTCCAGCAAAGTGTGCAGATTTGCTGAACAAAGTCCTATCGTCTGTGTGTTCACTATGAAAATGACTCTCATCTCATTGTATTCTGAGGCCTGtcaggtttgaaaaaaaaacctttcatcCATTATTGTGGACTGTATTTCCTCTGAGAAATATACACATTCAGAAacaattgtaattgtaattgtaattgaaatTATTGTactattacagactgtgaacccgtgtaatcagcgcgttattcaattcaggttttcagttgctaattaggtactctcctagtttatgagccagctccccattccagtctgtgctctccccctcaAGCATAATTATTAAAGGAATGAGAGAatgctgaaaacacattttttagtattcagtaaaaacaaactCCTTCAAACTACTTCAGCACATAACAGAAAGCAGTCATTGTTACAGCCCACGTAACTACAATTATACAGTGTTGCTGAAGACCTGTTACTCTAGTCTGTCATTGCTAGTGTCCCTCTGGCTTACAATGACCTTGGGAAACAGTTGAGTGATAGCCTTGTGAATAGACTgatttcattacaggcatttggcagggAAGTTCTGAAAGGGAAACTTACTTGGGGAAACAGGTGCATGTGCCCCTATTTCAGGATTATTCCCATCCATTCTAAAGTCTGGGCCAAGTTTGTCCTTTGACCCGCTGATGTTTGGAGACAGGGGGCttttctctcccaccctcctTATGCTTTCCCTGAAGGATTTCATCATCCCCggtttcttctcctttttcacTGGGCTGTCCGGCTGTGCGTTCCCATTCTCCGTTTTCTCAAGAGTGGGGGTGGTCCCCTCCGGTCCCTTAGGCTGGGCCTCCTCGCTGTCGCCTTGTCCTTTCTCCGCCATGTAGACCCCGACTGGTTCCAATTACCACTGTTAGCAGAGAGCAAGAGCAGAAAACTGGTGAGGAGCCCTGTAGTGAAAGGCCGAGCACTGCGAGGATACTGCATCCCCTCTCTGGTTGCGCTAGCAAATGTCAGCAAAAAAGCtttatttactgaaaacatGGCATTTACTGTGGGAGACTAGTGGAAGGGTGTGTCTTTATAGTGTGAAAGTTTAATACGACTGTGTGCGTTTGCAAACTGTACAACAGTGAAAAGAGTAAGAAGAAGACCAAAAAACATCGTTTTTACATGAACGATGGCGTACGTGAGTAGagacatgtgtatgtgtttttacgaataacagaaacaaaacgTCCGTGTTTGATCCGCCTGACCTAACCACAACTACTATTGAACTGTCTGTGACTCTCTTGTTTTACATCATCTCAGCTCAGGGGGATTTTTACATCACCACTTACAAGGTCCTTCCATGCTAAATCTCTCATCTCTCCTTATGTGTTGTATCTTTCACCACATCATGAGGCAGTCCCACATCAGGAGGCAGTCACAATAGGGAAAAGTGGCCACTATGACTGCATAGTTGACAAGTGGGGTATCACGAGAGCCCACCAAAGTTTTTTCACATTGTGGGTCATCATAGCACCAAGCAATTGCTGTGAAAATCACCACTTTCTGTTTGTGGCTGTAAGGCTTCATtattacatgcatgcatgcatggagATATCTCTGCACTTAGGAGAGCAAAACATctctggagggagagggggaataTAAACTCTTTCTCGTACCTCTCAGCCCGAGCCCATCAGGACCTGAACCCGACCCGACGTTTGGGTTTGTTTTGGGCCTAGAATTTATGATAATTGATTGAGGTTCGGTTGGGCGCAGGCAGCACAGCAAAAGAAAAGTCTGTCAGTGCATATTtaacttgcattttatatttgagCACTGTCCATTGTGCTATCTTTTGAGTCAAAACTCagattttctctgtttgttaaaatgtatgtaatttaaTCACCAAATGACTTGCTGCTGTAACTTACACAGCAAATACACAGCGTTATACTGTAATttacaacagcaaaaacaaagtcAGAAAACTCAGAAATTACACCTGGCAAACTTTAAGAACATTAGCCTGAAAGTAAAATCCAATTGTTTGCTTTTGGTACAATCAGTTAACCCCAGCTGAAACTGCTCGAATCATTTAAACCAAAAGGAAAATTGATCAGTTTTAAATAAgcacaaaacagacaaacaatgaTACAATTAATATAGGACATGTGGATGATTTAATGTAAAGCATTCTGTTTTATTCAGggcatgggtgtgtgtttattcaaTCTTGTGGCATttctgccctcctctctctctctcctccttgtgccaaatgtgtgtgtgcagtctgagcCTCCTGTGCAAGTCGACCTTggtattgtctttttttgtttgttttttttgggtcagGCTGGGTTTTGGCTTAGTAAAATGCATGTGATcttttatgtaaaatgttgaaaatagaGATGGTAGAAAACAAGAGTGCCACTTCAAAAGAGCAGTTGTGGTtaacaattgtaaaaaaaaacaaaacaggcattTATACACTTCTAGTCACGTATGGCGTAGTTCATCTAAAGTTCATTTAAAGGGCGGTGttttctctttcacttttcACTTTCAAGTTATATTTAAGCAAAAACATACACTCATATTAAACTTCCACAATAGCAGCCTACCCATACCAGCTTTAGCACCTGATTACTTTAATCTCACTACCTGTGGGCCTCATtatcaaaagaaacaaaaaatcactttttagaTTTAATAAATATGGAAGTAGGGTTAATAATTTTTTATCGCACAACCCGTTGCCACACCATAAGCATAAAATCGCAGCAAATTCACCCGTCATGGAAGGTCTTGAAAAACATCAATCTTTTTTTACCTGACGACATTGTCTAACCTGAAAGTTCTACTGAAGCAGGAAGTTTTAATTCCTTGATTCTCATATCACTTTTAAGAACCATGTGTTAACCAAATTAGGAACTCAGTTATACTGTTGCCTTTATGACTGTAGCTTCCCAGATTGAATGACTGAATGAGGTTCTGTTCAACTTTCATTCAAATTTACATGTTTCAccatgtctgtttttatgtacTTCATTTGCCCTTGCCAGCCAAGCAACAAACATAAGCTTTTCAAAACAAGGCAATCTTCAATCATGCAATGTTTACAATatgaaacaaacatttacaaaacaactgcttgcaatatacaatatatatctTGCATAtctatcatttattttgatatataaATTGTTTACCTATAAGTGTATTTAATTGCCATCAAAGTTTCTACTCACCTTTCGCAGGTACGTCTCAGGAAAAGGCTTAATCTACGTGAGCATTTACGTGATTTACTtccactttcactttcacattCACAATGCTTTTTCATTATATAGAAAGCCACATGACTTATCTTTAAAGCCAGACTCAAAGAGGTGAGAAAGACAAACATGAAATCTAAAAACAGAGAACACTTTCCCAGGTCCGTGCAAAAACAGTGCAACAAGGTGCGAGATCATTCAAGATCACCTTGAAGCTATGGTTTTCAGGGGGAAGTTAATCATTAATTATTCTGTTAGCTTGTCTACAAAAAGAGTGTGACAATCTCAACCTTTGCTATTGTGTTCAGCTGTTGTTATGGAAACTTTCTAATGAGCCTGTAGTTAGACAATGCTTATAGGCAGCCAC carries:
- the exoc3l4 gene encoding exocyst complex component 3-like protein 4 translates to MAEKGQGDSEEAQPKGPEGTTPTLEKTENGNAQPDSPVKKEKKPGMMKSFRESIRRVGEKSPLSPNISGSKDKLGPDFRMDGNNPEIGAHAPVSPSLSIGSPVQSPAWATGGLFKKEGESADDSPVGHKTASHSRTQSDSSAIMGDSLLKMGASLRHSFRFGNKKDKASKQGQLQPVTEALSEKKLEGLKVEVEEAYQLPEIPHTPLSVMQINKLIEMEVLEEAHLNLLSLREELRRDQEGCGEDQTPMEQAKKEKDLSLLYTALREKVKDIVRDSNKLPSRNKELLVHVARIIQEEEKREEDPGGMIKGWRDIWRAAVQEGVQAKIGSVHLDSRELNSSWLAVHLGLLGKAIVEDLENVINELKDSYPPSFNVFPTYVSCYHHAICQHLKRIMQHNLDSKDCYAVLKWIINCYESEKIMGSPTLQPDMRTEDKALSFEDGFLDQIKTTYCDHLQDDLRTSLVNAISMQSDEMWKERKMPDLEGDFYHSEMHMDIMTVIKSFIVNSGRIGTDLEKKVVSVCSMELKEFPQSFEREYNQWSDTLTDLSLKATYQITYINSFTILREQMEAYRESCPLQVEGLGKEMKAVVNRLGQSLLKQFKTEIRPFLRRMMTRKWLSTDEDFQQIVKSTTNLSQLCRRMKPPYVQEFVNKVHYHMVKEYISQLMKGNYSCKNRKHEKAAAKMKEQWEELQDLFEELKSTSDWLHPVGEHLCNIIGQKNNKEIKNNLADLVKDYPDISKKHLSAVLYFRGMARGRERQVILHRLAELKRTAGHAGDKSQALFSDIQVTVNTDCLASMPLFCLPLFSSDN